A genomic window from Sporosarcina sp. Marseille-Q4063 includes:
- a CDS encoding restriction endonuclease subunit S → MMSQKKLIPKKRFKGYFDNWEVYKLEDLSEIRTGKAFKSTNFKRNGEYLVVTNKNIQDQMYKIESKGDRINISDESILRNYLLTGENILVTMDGVNIGKVGKYSNNEGVLAQRVGRVNSEQIEFIYQITSNNKFLTEMNKLSVGNAIKHISLKQIAEYTFMAPKYNSEQQKLGQFFKHLDDMIALHQRKIDKTKALKSAYLAEMFPAEGERVPKRRFSGFTDEWEIKKLGEIGQTFNGLSGKTKKDFGIGDAEFVTYLNVFNNPISNTNITENVEIDLKQNEVKYGDVLFTTSSETPHEVGMSSVWFDNRPNVYLNSFCFGYRINISINYLFIAYLFRSNIMRKQMEILAQGISRYNISKNKVMEIAILLPGSEEQKKIGKFFKNLDDIITNHERKLEKLKATKQAYLNEMFV, encoded by the coding sequence ATGATGAGTCAAAAGAAATTAATACCAAAAAAAAGATTCAAAGGGTATTTTGATAATTGGGAAGTATATAAATTAGAAGATTTGTCAGAAATAAGAACAGGAAAGGCATTTAAAAGTACAAATTTCAAAAGAAACGGAGAATATTTAGTAGTTACTAATAAAAATATACAAGATCAAATGTATAAAATAGAATCAAAGGGAGATAGAATTAATATTTCTGACGAAAGTATTCTAAGGAACTATTTACTAACAGGAGAAAATATACTGGTTACAATGGATGGTGTTAACATAGGTAAGGTTGGTAAATATAGTAATAATGAAGGGGTTTTAGCACAGCGAGTAGGTAGAGTTAATTCAGAACAAATTGAATTTATATATCAAATAACTAGTAATAATAAATTCTTGACTGAAATGAATAAACTATCAGTTGGCAATGCTATAAAGCACATTTCTTTAAAACAAATAGCAGAATATACATTTATGGCTCCTAAATATAATAGCGAACAACAAAAATTAGGTCAATTCTTTAAACATCTTGATGACATGATTGCTCTTCATCAAAGAAAAATTGATAAAACAAAAGCATTAAAGTCGGCTTATCTTGCCGAAATGTTCCCTGCTGAAGGTGAACGCGTACCGAAAAGAAGGTTTTCTGGTTTTACGGATGAATGGGAAATTAAAAAACTAGGAGAAATTGGTCAGACATTTAATGGTTTGTCAGGAAAAACAAAAAAAGACTTTGGAATTGGTGATGCTGAATTTGTCACATATTTGAATGTTTTTAATAACCCTATTTCAAATACCAATATAACTGAAAATGTTGAGATTGATTTAAAACAAAATGAAGTAAAGTACGGAGACGTATTATTTACAACGTCTTCAGAAACTCCTCATGAAGTAGGAATGTCTTCTGTTTGGTTTGATAACAGACCTAATGTATATTTAAATAGTTTTTGTTTTGGCTATAGAATTAATATAAGTATTAATTATTTATTTATCGCGTATTTGTTTAGATCTAATATAATGCGTAAACAGATGGAAATATTAGCACAAGGTATATCTCGTTACAATATTTCCAAAAATAAAGTTATGGAAATAGCAATTCTATTACCTGGTAGTGAAGAGCAAAAGAAAATCGGTAAATTCTTCAAAAATCTTGATGATATTATTACAAACCATGAACGAAAATTAGAAAAACTAAAAGCAACAAAACAAGCGTATTTGAACGAAATGTTTGTGTGA
- a CDS encoding type I restriction-modification system subunit M has translation MITSEEIKRRLWDGANELRGSMDASRYKDYMLGLMFYKFLSDQTLETFKVTSGVNETNETKLVVAYYEAHEQYGDQLSSMIRNVLGYYVLPEYLYQTWLSDINSGEFEVQKVIDSLNNFERTIAVTGDSDDFKGLFSSSTLDLTNTALGNNLNERSRNIRNLILLFADLNMVALQKGDVLGDAYEYLIGQFAMESGKKAGEFYTPRQVSEVMAQIVAKSSNINSIYDPTVGSGSLLLTVRNHLKGDAQKTLNYFGQEKNTATYNLTRMNLLLHGVRPERMTIRNGDTLAEDWPEDPERSSEGVQFDAVVMNPPYSVKNWNQSDLKVSDPRFEIAGVLPPNSKGDYSFLLHGLYHLGQQGTMAIVLPHGVLFRGGAEGQIRQRLLDKNYIDTVIGLPDKLFSNTGIPVTVVILKKNRKLNDPVLMIDASHTFTKEGKQNVLREKDIAKLVDTYEMRNEEKGYSHLATREEIIENEYNLNITRYIESIDEDIPEDVDAHLYGGIPYRNIKNLHVLQETVPHIIEDSIEEIREDYVTLKKSINEITNEVLNDAYVLDKSKAVEEELLAFQNKYWDLLKSVDDVNNIRDIRESMLAGIKDILLAFNHIDEYDGYQIIADIWENKLTEDTEVIALSDFYTEARNRVPLMVTKGSGNNKREEQDGWIGSLVPNDLIKFKLYKSELTEIETKESRLQEVEAELTELVEAAKVEESDEEVALGDALNEREDAFLVGSVRSELKAAEKDSTDYTLLKIVESLLNERTKLNRDIKKLETELKAMAEDRIETLTDEEINKLMYEKWFGSVISKVNRLLENPLTEELAVLEQLQNRYSDTLETLEEESEKLEKELDEMMEQLVVSE, from the coding sequence ATGATTACATCAGAAGAAATTAAAAGAAGACTTTGGGATGGCGCCAATGAATTAAGAGGTTCTATGGATGCAAGTCGATATAAAGATTATATGCTTGGATTAATGTTCTATAAATTTTTGAGTGATCAAACACTAGAGACATTTAAAGTAACAAGTGGGGTCAATGAAACAAATGAAACTAAATTAGTAGTAGCTTACTATGAAGCGCATGAACAATACGGCGATCAATTATCTAGTATGATTCGAAATGTATTAGGGTATTACGTATTACCTGAATATCTTTACCAAACATGGTTAAGCGATATAAATAGTGGAGAGTTTGAAGTTCAAAAAGTAATAGATAGCTTAAATAATTTTGAACGCACAATTGCAGTTACTGGTGATTCCGATGATTTTAAAGGCCTTTTCTCAAGTTCAACACTCGACTTAACGAATACAGCACTTGGGAATAACTTAAATGAACGAAGCAGAAACATAAGAAATTTGATTTTACTTTTTGCAGACTTAAACATGGTTGCGTTACAAAAAGGCGATGTATTAGGAGATGCATACGAGTACTTAATTGGTCAATTTGCAATGGAGTCTGGTAAGAAAGCGGGAGAGTTCTATACGCCTAGACAAGTAAGTGAAGTAATGGCTCAAATTGTAGCTAAATCTTCTAATATTAACTCAATCTATGACCCGACAGTAGGTTCAGGTTCCTTATTATTAACTGTTAGAAATCACCTGAAGGGAGACGCACAAAAGACATTAAATTACTTTGGGCAAGAAAAAAATACTGCAACATATAATTTAACGCGAATGAACTTATTGCTGCACGGTGTTAGACCAGAGCGAATGACGATACGAAATGGCGACACTTTAGCAGAAGACTGGCCAGAAGATCCAGAACGCTCGAGTGAAGGTGTTCAGTTTGATGCAGTTGTTATGAACCCGCCCTATTCTGTGAAAAATTGGAATCAATCTGACTTAAAAGTAAGTGATCCCAGATTCGAAATTGCGGGTGTTTTACCGCCCAATTCAAAAGGGGATTATTCCTTTTTATTACATGGCTTATATCACTTAGGCCAACAAGGAACAATGGCCATTGTTTTACCACACGGCGTGCTATTCAGAGGTGGCGCAGAAGGTCAAATTCGTCAAAGACTTTTAGACAAGAACTATATCGATACGGTTATTGGTTTACCTGATAAATTGTTTTCTAATACAGGTATCCCTGTAACGGTAGTGATTTTAAAGAAAAATCGTAAACTAAATGATCCAGTTTTAATGATAGACGCTTCACACACATTTACTAAAGAAGGTAAACAAAACGTCTTACGAGAAAAAGACATTGCAAAGCTTGTCGACACATACGAAATGCGTAACGAAGAAAAAGGATACAGTCATTTAGCCACAAGGGAAGAAATCATTGAAAATGAATATAACTTAAATATCACTCGTTATATTGAGTCGATTGATGAAGATATTCCAGAAGATGTAGACGCACATTTATATGGCGGCATTCCTTATAGAAACATTAAGAATCTTCATGTGTTACAAGAGACAGTGCCACATATAATTGAAGATTCCATCGAAGAAATTAGAGAAGATTATGTTACCTTAAAGAAATCAATTAATGAAATAACGAATGAAGTGTTAAATGATGCATATGTTTTAGATAAATCAAAAGCAGTAGAAGAAGAATTACTAGCTTTCCAAAATAAATATTGGGATTTACTTAAATCTGTTGATGACGTGAATAACATTCGAGACATAAGAGAAAGTATGCTTGCGGGCATCAAAGATATTTTATTAGCGTTCAATCATATTGATGAATACGATGGTTATCAGATTATAGCAGATATTTGGGAAAATAAATTAACTGAGGACACGGAAGTAATCGCCTTAAGCGATTTTTATACGGAAGCTCGTAATCGAGTACCATTAATGGTTACAAAAGGATCTGGAAATAATAAACGTGAAGAACAAGATGGCTGGATAGGAAGTCTTGTTCCGAATGATTTGATTAAATTTAAGCTATATAAATCTGAACTAACCGAAATCGAAACAAAAGAGTCTAGGTTACAAGAAGTTGAAGCAGAACTAACCGAGCTAGTAGAAGCTGCAAAAGTAGAGGAAAGCGATGAAGAAGTTGCTTTAGGGGACGCACTTAATGAAAGAGAAGATGCCTTCTTAGTTGGTTCCGTCAGATCTGAATTAAAAGCAGCAGAGAAAGATAGTACAGACTATACGTTATTAAAAATTGTTGAATCATTATTAAATGAGAGAACAAAGTTAAATCGTGATATTAAAAAATTAGAAACTGAATTAAAAGCAATGGCTGAAGACCGCATTGAAACATTAACTGATGAAGAAATTAACAAGCTAATGTACGAAAAATGGTTTGGGTCAGTCATTTCAAAAGTTAACCGTTTACTTGAAAATCCATTAACTGAAGAATTAGCAGTGCTTGAACAACTACAAAATCGTTATTCAGACACGTTAGAAACGTTGGAAGAAGAAAGCGAAAAGTTAGAGAAAGAGCTTGACGAAATGATGGAACAATTGGTGGTGAGTGAATGA
- a CDS encoding N-6 DNA methylase encodes MNNQIWKMADTLRGELPISDYAELFSVGGLLVYLSKDSRYEKIVDIQKMLRAEANAREKLQQTLHNIENEIPYFKGVFDEMSVLKQLESTQITRFFYELSSINMNGNMEVVEWLDEALKRIAAESGRNGGESVTPESINKLAIAILNPTKGSIYDGVAGYGGGLLEAQRNAWKQNSSLKLYGQEIDVRAWAISKIRLFISGDEENQILKGDVLNQPEFVEENALKKFDFVYMDAPFSMTINNYDSLANDQYNRFFYGMPSRSNGDFAFISHALASLNEDGRAIVVTTEGALFRGAAEGRIRKNIILSDMIEAVISLPSGLYDGTSIPVNLLVFNKNKNESRKNKILFIQASDLFTEKGRKKRVLSEEAIQKITDTFQYGKEISEFSTFVHHSELVDGNLNTNRYVLPNEVEVEGFGPVSFNMDAFEDVTTISLKDVATLFRGFNVGSKNKERSDGKFRIVRLSDVQNGKLMMENISRYHIENNAKINFYELQEDDVILSIRGNSLKAAVVPADDEDLLLSQNFMGIRCNNRLNPDFLKVYLESPLGQYLLTNKMSGTAIPTLSRKDIETLEIPLPPIEEQQQMMEQYIAKEVQVEKEIERLKAELMEMKIQTYTQMGIKDVFSL; translated from the coding sequence ATGAATAATCAAATATGGAAAATGGCGGATACTTTAAGAGGGGAACTTCCTATCTCAGATTACGCTGAATTATTTTCGGTAGGAGGTTTGCTTGTATATCTAAGTAAAGATTCCAGGTATGAAAAAATTGTAGATATACAAAAGATGTTGAGAGCAGAAGCAAATGCACGAGAGAAATTGCAACAAACCCTTCACAATATCGAAAATGAAATTCCTTATTTTAAAGGCGTTTTTGACGAAATGAGCGTACTGAAACAACTAGAATCTACCCAAATCACGAGGTTTTTTTACGAGTTAAGTTCCATTAACATGAACGGAAACATGGAAGTAGTTGAATGGTTGGACGAAGCATTAAAAAGGATTGCAGCAGAAAGCGGTAGAAATGGAGGGGAATCCGTCACTCCTGAATCCATAAATAAATTAGCAATAGCCATTCTAAATCCAACGAAAGGTTCCATTTATGATGGAGTGGCAGGGTATGGTGGCGGTTTATTGGAAGCGCAACGTAATGCCTGGAAACAAAATAGTTCTTTGAAATTATACGGACAAGAAATTGATGTAAGAGCATGGGCGATTTCGAAAATTAGACTATTTATATCTGGGGATGAGGAAAATCAAATTCTAAAAGGGGATGTATTAAACCAGCCAGAATTTGTAGAAGAGAATGCATTGAAAAAATTTGATTTTGTTTATATGGACGCTCCATTTTCAATGACGATCAATAACTATGATAGCTTAGCCAATGATCAATATAATCGCTTCTTCTATGGTATGCCTTCACGTTCTAACGGTGACTTTGCATTTATCTCTCATGCGCTTGCCTCTTTAAATGAGGATGGAAGGGCAATTGTCGTGACAACAGAAGGTGCTTTGTTTAGAGGAGCAGCCGAGGGAAGAATTAGAAAGAACATTATTTTATCGGACATGATTGAAGCTGTTATCTCTTTACCATCTGGACTTTACGACGGAACAAGTATCCCGGTAAATTTGCTTGTATTTAATAAAAATAAAAATGAATCAAGAAAAAATAAGATTTTATTTATTCAAGCAAGCGATCTGTTTACTGAGAAAGGCCGTAAGAAAAGAGTTCTTTCTGAAGAAGCAATCCAGAAGATAACGGATACTTTTCAATATGGGAAAGAAATCAGTGAGTTTAGTACATTTGTTCATCATTCCGAGTTAGTTGATGGCAACCTCAACACAAACAGATACGTACTTCCGAATGAAGTAGAAGTGGAAGGATTCGGCCCGGTGAGTTTTAATATGGACGCTTTCGAAGATGTGACTACGATTTCCTTAAAGGACGTTGCTACCCTGTTTAGGGGATTCAATGTCGGATCGAAAAATAAAGAAAGATCTGACGGTAAATTTAGAATTGTAAGATTGTCTGATGTGCAAAATGGCAAGTTAATGATGGAGAACATATCACGTTACCATATCGAAAACAACGCGAAAATAAACTTTTATGAATTACAAGAAGACGATGTCATCTTATCAATCAGGGGAAACTCGTTAAAGGCGGCGGTTGTACCAGCAGATGATGAGGATTTGTTGCTTTCTCAAAACTTTATGGGAATACGGTGCAACAACAGGCTGAATCCTGATTTTCTAAAAGTCTATTTAGAAAGCCCGCTTGGCCAATATTTATTGACCAACAAAATGTCGGGTACCGCAATCCCTACATTGAGTAGAAAAGATATAGAAACATTAGAAATTCCGCTCCCGCCAATCGAAGAACAACAACAAATGATGGAACAATATATCGCGAAAGAAGTGCAAGTGGAGAAAGAAATTGAACGGCTAAAAGCGGAACTGATGGAGATGAAAATCCAAACCTATACGCAAATGGGGATTAAGGATGTATTTAGTTTATAG
- a CDS encoding SNF2-related protein, giving the protein MHYKRTLLGDEMGLGKMIQALALINQIHHSVNGCRYK; this is encoded by the coding sequence TTGCATTATAAACGCACTTTACTCGGCGATGAAATGGGGTTGGGGAAAATGATTCAAGCCTTGGCGCTGATCAATCAAATTCATCACTCGGTAAACGGCTGCCGTTACAAATAA
- a CDS encoding AraC family transcriptional regulator → MDSLKNMNDSMKYIEENLTNKIDFKMVARLAQCSEYHFKRMFSFLAGIPLSEYIRRRRLSLAAFELYNSDVKVIDIAMKYGYNSPDSFTRAFQNLHGVTPSEARNIGQPLKAYPLMTFRLSIRGGNEMNYRIEEKEAFNIVGLMKIVPVIFEGENPEITAMWQSLTMEKIDQLKELSNVEPKGMIQASTNFSEGRMEEKGELDQYIGVATTQECPENFSKLVVPASTWAVFDSIGPFPSTLQETWGRIYAEWFPSSSYQVVEGPEILSIKSKDLTSPSVKSEIWIPVARK, encoded by the coding sequence ATGGATTCGCTGAAAAATATGAATGATTCAATGAAGTATATCGAGGAGAACCTTACGAATAAAATAGACTTCAAAATGGTGGCAAGGTTAGCGCAATGTTCCGAATATCATTTTAAAAGAATGTTTTCTTTCCTTGCAGGAATTCCGTTATCCGAATACATTCGCCGCAGACGACTTAGTTTGGCAGCATTTGAGCTTTATAATAGTGACGTTAAAGTAATTGATATTGCGATGAAATATGGATACAATTCACCGGACTCTTTTACCAGAGCTTTTCAAAATTTACACGGAGTAACACCATCCGAGGCAAGAAACATTGGACAGCCATTAAAAGCCTATCCACTCATGACCTTCAGGTTATCAATTAGAGGAGGAAATGAAATGAATTATCGAATTGAAGAAAAAGAGGCATTTAACATCGTTGGGTTGATGAAAATAGTCCCCGTTATTTTTGAGGGGGAAAACCCGGAAATCACAGCGATGTGGCAATCTTTGACGATGGAAAAAATAGATCAATTAAAAGAGCTTTCTAATGTCGAACCTAAAGGAATGATTCAAGCATCTACAAACTTTTCTGAAGGACGCATGGAAGAAAAAGGAGAACTAGATCAATATATAGGCGTGGCAACAACACAAGAATGCCCTGAAAACTTCTCAAAACTTGTAGTACCTGCTTCAACATGGGCTGTATTCGATTCAATTGGGCCATTTCCTAGTACACTACAGGAAACGTGGGGGAGGATATATGCTGAGTGGTTTCCATCTTCTAGCTATCAGGTAGTAGAAGGGCCTGAAATCTTGTCGATTAAAAGTAAAGATTTAACTTCACCATCAGTAAAAAGTGAAATTTGGATTCCGGTGGCGAGAAAATAA
- a CDS encoding M23 family metallopeptidase, which produces MIDACEPLIVEFPLRGEWHSPNTPGTKIPSHGTNKLGLRYAYDFIQVDWERKGWPAYRVSLAQYLLFGVPLDEFYCWGQDIYAPCDGIIVQAEDGYKERTRTKLLSDMSNAYKNAHYFDPKKDDIQSVAGNYIIIKCSDNVYAGLVHLQTGSIQVSVGQRVKKGEVIGRVGHSGNSFAPHLHFQLMDSSDIATANGLPFAFEKYELFKNGIWEKVNNGIPTNKDRIRFQKSVEFD; this is translated from the coding sequence ATGATTGATGCGTGTGAGCCGCTAATTGTAGAGTTTCCATTGAGAGGAGAATGGCACTCTCCTAACACACCAGGTACAAAAATTCCGAGTCACGGCACAAATAAATTAGGATTAAGATATGCTTATGACTTTATACAAGTGGATTGGGAAAGAAAAGGCTGGCCCGCCTATCGTGTTAGTTTGGCGCAATATCTACTTTTTGGGGTTCCCTTAGATGAATTTTATTGTTGGGGGCAAGACATATATGCTCCTTGCGATGGGATCATTGTCCAAGCAGAGGATGGTTATAAAGAACGAACAAGAACGAAATTGCTGTCAGATATGTCTAACGCTTATAAAAATGCTCATTATTTCGACCCGAAGAAAGATGACATTCAATCAGTTGCTGGCAACTACATCATTATAAAATGTAGCGACAATGTATATGCTGGATTAGTCCATCTTCAAACAGGGTCAATTCAGGTTTCAGTTGGTCAGCGTGTAAAAAAAGGTGAAGTAATTGGTAGAGTTGGTCATTCCGGTAACTCCTTTGCTCCGCATTTACATTTTCAACTTATGGATAGTAGTGACATAGCTACTGCAAACGGATTGCCTTTTGCTTTCGAAAAATACGAATTATTTAAAAATGGCATATGGGAAAAGGTAAATAATGGGATTCCAACAAATAAGGATAGAATAAGATTTCAAAAATCTGTTGAATTTGATTAA
- a CDS encoding DNA alkylation repair protein translates to MDENKGTEIKRSSKAENILLQINSNTKLGDLRKIAKDIKRDHELAMELWSTEAFLPRLLAILIMDKKLLSQDVLNNLDKDMQTHTFDERNNLMDWLMANQLTKDKKKIALMESWEKSPSALQRRTFWYYQGRLRWTGQTPPDNTADLLSAIEANIAQEEPEVQWAMNFTAGWIGVYDEKNRARCIKLGEKTGLYKDEKVAKGCTPSYLPEFITIEVNKRHNN, encoded by the coding sequence ATGGATGAAAATAAAGGTACTGAAATAAAACGCTCTTCAAAAGCAGAAAACATTCTACTTCAGATCAATAGTAACACTAAGCTAGGCGACTTACGAAAAATTGCGAAGGACATTAAAAGAGATCATGAACTAGCTATGGAACTTTGGTCAACCGAAGCGTTTTTGCCCAGACTATTAGCAATCTTAATCATGGACAAAAAACTTCTTTCACAAGATGTGCTAAATAATCTTGATAAGGATATGCAGACGCACACTTTTGATGAGCGGAATAACTTAATGGATTGGTTAATGGCTAATCAGCTCACCAAAGACAAGAAGAAAATTGCATTGATGGAGTCATGGGAAAAGAGTCCTTCTGCTCTTCAAAGGCGAACTTTCTGGTATTATCAAGGGAGATTGAGATGGACTGGACAAACACCGCCTGATAACACCGCAGACTTGCTATCTGCAATAGAAGCTAATATTGCGCAGGAAGAACCGGAAGTTCAATGGGCTATGAATTTCACCGCAGGCTGGATAGGCGTTTATGATGAAAAAAATCGTGCACGTTGTATTAAACTTGGTGAGAAAACGGGTCTTTACAAAGACGAAAAAGTAGCAAAAGGATGCACGCCCAGCTATTTGCCGGAGTTCATTACGATTGAAGTTAACAAACGACATAATAATTAG
- a CDS encoding DUF1801 domain-containing protein: MNESKMKENNNSVIEFIERVESEKKKADAYQLLEIFEEVTGYDGKMWGPSIIGFGSYHYKYASGREGDAPLVAFSPRKAKVSLYLTYESEERDELLEGFGKHTKSKSCIYVNKLADIDTNVLKNLIKHTVEIYQNRYTKE, translated from the coding sequence ATGAATGAATCGAAGATGAAAGAAAACAACAATAGTGTAATTGAATTTATTGAAAGGGTTGAAAGTGAGAAAAAGAAGGCAGATGCGTATCAGTTATTGGAAATTTTTGAAGAGGTAACTGGTTATGATGGGAAAATGTGGGGACCGAGTATTATAGGCTTTGGTAGCTATCACTATAAGTATGCATCAGGACGTGAAGGGGATGCGCCTTTAGTGGCTTTTTCACCAAGAAAGGCAAAGGTTAGTCTTTATTTGACCTATGAGAGTGAGGAAAGAGATGAATTATTAGAAGGTTTTGGTAAACACACGAAGAGCAAGTCTTGTATTTATGTGAATAAATTAGCTGATATCGATACCAATGTTTTAAAGAATTTAATAAAACATACAGTGGAAATATATCAGAATCGTTATACGAAAGAATAA
- a CDS encoding Rrf2 family transcriptional regulator, with translation MQFAKSTDYALHALVHLANPEHEDKIGIKELAEMLNVSESYLSKIMTQLRKDGLVRAVPGVKGGYELSRPASQITFLDVILSTEGRQEMFNCSNSDSRQHTSLTDESNELKKNQRVCRIKEVMDNAESTLNQFLESQTIQSILDKASKNCHHQDSTVQS, from the coding sequence ATGCAGTTTGCAAAAAGTACTGATTATGCGCTACATGCCTTAGTTCACTTGGCGAATCCAGAGCACGAAGACAAAATAGGGATAAAAGAATTAGCCGAAATGCTCAATGTATCGGAAAGTTATTTGTCTAAAATAATGACTCAGTTACGAAAAGATGGGCTTGTAAGAGCCGTCCCTGGTGTGAAAGGTGGATATGAACTATCACGACCAGCTAGCCAGATCACATTTTTAGATGTTATTTTGTCTACTGAAGGCAGACAAGAAATGTTTAATTGTTCGAATTCAGATTCTAGACAACATACGTCATTGACTGATGAAAGCAATGAATTAAAGAAAAATCAACGCGTTTGTAGAATCAAAGAGGTCATGGATAACGCCGAAAGCACCTTAAACCAATTTTTAGAAAGTCAAACCATACAATCTATTCTAGATAAGGCAAGTAAAAACTGTCATCACCAAGATAGTACAGTACAATCATGA
- a CDS encoding MATE family efflux transporter, producing the protein MSTKEKLNASEKLRTEKPSTLIVNLSVPAMVGIFVMALYNLVDMFYISLAEGVDAVAGLTVSFPVMMIVMTLAAAVGVGTSSVIARRLGEERVDESNKIFGTFIFLILLISVVSILVGIFLLDNLLILFGATENIIGFASAYMLPILLGFFFVSFSMATNIVIRAEGNAKFAMYATITPAIINIIIDPILIFDFGFGLGVMGAGIATVISQGIMSIIILIYYHKGYSALTIYLQNIRMRISTIKEIVAIGFPTFMHTASFSIIAILINTMLIKYGGDMHLAAYGVAQRVIAFAIIPINGVMQGMLPIVGYNYGAQLYERMRKTIWLSFRYVSITSIVVVLLVQLFPEYAMSIFTSNPEFIEIGSTAMKIIFSLYFVVGVQIIAGGIFQALGKPRQALILSLSRQVFFLVPLVIILPIYFGVYGVFIAFPIADLLTFILASSMLYRDRDTILVKGVNE; encoded by the coding sequence ATGAGTACAAAAGAAAAGCTGAATGCTAGTGAAAAACTTAGAACTGAAAAACCTTCTACATTAATAGTGAATTTATCTGTACCAGCAATGGTGGGCATATTCGTTATGGCTCTATATAATCTCGTTGATATGTTCTACATTTCACTTGCAGAAGGTGTCGATGCAGTTGCAGGATTAACTGTTTCTTTCCCTGTGATGATGATTGTGATGACTTTAGCAGCTGCAGTAGGTGTAGGTACGTCTTCAGTCATCGCCAGACGATTGGGGGAAGAACGAGTTGACGAATCCAACAAGATTTTCGGGACTTTTATATTTTTAATCCTGCTCATTAGTGTAGTAAGTATACTAGTTGGTATTTTTCTATTGGATAATCTTTTGATTTTATTTGGGGCAACAGAAAATATTATCGGATTTGCTTCTGCGTATATGTTACCAATCTTATTGGGTTTCTTTTTCGTTAGTTTTTCAATGGCCACAAATATTGTGATACGGGCAGAGGGAAATGCGAAATTTGCCATGTATGCAACGATTACCCCTGCAATCATTAACATTATCATTGATCCTATCCTTATATTCGATTTTGGTTTTGGGTTAGGCGTTATGGGTGCTGGTATAGCAACGGTAATCTCACAAGGGATAATGAGTATAATCATTTTGATCTATTATCATAAAGGTTATAGCGCTCTTACCATTTATCTTCAAAATATAAGAATGAGGATTTCTACTATAAAAGAGATTGTCGCAATCGGATTTCCAACATTTATGCACACTGCATCATTTAGCATAATCGCTATATTGATTAACACGATGTTGATAAAATACGGAGGAGATATGCATTTGGCTGCTTATGGTGTCGCACAACGTGTCATTGCCTTTGCGATCATACCTATTAATGGGGTCATGCAAGGAATGTTACCAATTGTAGGGTATAACTACGGTGCACAACTATATGAAAGAATGAGAAAGACGATATGGTTATCGTTTAGATATGTTTCAATTACCTCTATAGTAGTCGTTCTTCTCGTTCAATTATTCCCCGAGTATGCCATGAGTATCTTCACAAGTAATCCAGAGTTTATAGAAATAGGATCAACTGCAATGAAAATCATTTTTTCTCTTTATTTTGTCGTTGGCGTACAAATTATTGCCGGAGGGATTTTTCAGGCTTTAGGGAAACCTAGGCAGGCCTTAATTCTTTCTCTATCCAGACAAGTGTTTTTCTTGGTGCCATTAGTGATAATCTTACCTATTTACTTCGGTGTGTACGGGGTGTTTATTGCATTCCCTATCGCTGATCTATTAACATTTATTCTAGCAAGTTCTATGCTGTACCGGGATAGAGATACAATCCTTGTTAAAGGCGTAAACGAATAA